A window of Strigops habroptila isolate Jane chromosome 5, bStrHab1.2.pri, whole genome shotgun sequence genomic DNA:
CAGCAGAATATGCCAGTTTGAGGAGAGCCCTGTTGTCTAGCGTAGTGCATTTCAGAAAATCATACAATGATCCATTTTCATGATAATCTGTAATCAAGTAAAGCTGTGTCCAGGAGCCAGTGCCTTTAATATCCGCAGCTATGAAACCTATGAAATACATAAACGAAGTTACAAtgtatttgtacattttttttttttatgaaacatttaataaaaattcctAAATCTATACTGTTTTGGACTGTATCAGAAGATACAGTTCCCCTTATGGAAAACTAGCAATGTAAAAGCTTAGACTTCAACTATACATGAGGTTACCATTTCAGTCTTCCAGCAAAGAGATCGCAGACATGTCTCCAACCAAGACCGGCAATATTCTATCCTTTCAGTTAACATTTTATTAGCATACACTAAGGGACACCCATTTGGTTATTCCATGAAAGCCATCATATACCTCTCAAGCCACCCACTAAGAACTCCTTCTCTTTCACCCTCACAAAAGCTCTCCAGTAGCCAAACAATGTACTGCTTCCTTACCAAGGATGTTTTCATGACGCATTAAAACAGTTTGGTAAATCTCTGTTTCTCGGAACCAACTAGCTTCTTCTGTGGTGAAGAACACTTTCACTGCAACTTTTTCGCCCCTCCATTTGCCCATCCACACTTCACCGTATCGTCCTTTTCCAACTTGCCTCACCATCTGAATTTGTTTGGCAATAGTGCGCTGAACCtagagaagagggaaaagtgGAGGAGAGAAACCCAACGATTAACCAAAAGTACTTGGATGAGCTAGTTCTCAAGCCTGGATTGCTTTGAATTTTGACCCCATTGCAAAAGTTATTCTATATAAGCTTTTCGATATTTCCCACTATTCCAATTTCAAACTCACTATTGCTGCCTCCAAGGAAGAATTGTGTAACAAACCCTAAAAGATTAAATCAGCTCAACTTCATATGCATTCTGTTTGTTtcaattttataaataattacaGTCACTTGTCTCATTGGCTAATTTTTATGCAAGTACTATATAGGaagatgaataaaaaattatgaacAACTATCAGCtaataaaaagctattttatcaGATAGTGgatactgagaaaaaaatatctttgagtTTGTTCAATTCAATACTTGTATTAGCCATTCACTGCATCTTAATGTCTATAGGCTCTCATTGTTCTTAAATTTTTCTGATGCCAACAGATTTCCTAAAACAATCTGATTTTGCACTTCGTTTTAGTTTATTACGTGAACATGGGCTTTCGTACATGTTTAGTTTGTGCTGTATCTTTCACAGTAATTGCATATAAAATTATATACTGTATTGATGCTCTGCTTTGTTCTAGGCATTAGGTACAAATCAAACTGTGTATTTAACTGGAGAGAAGTTCAGTCAAGAAAAATCTATGATTTACCAATAATGGTAGTCCTGATCCACTCCCAGAACTCTGTGACTGGTCAATAAGGTCTTTTAATGACTCCCCAGCTGGAATAAATGCTTCATCTTGTTCCAGGTCACGATTATAACAGTGTCTCTTTGCCATTGACTTACAGTAATGCCTGCAAAAGTAACAGAAGAGATTAAGCTGAATTTCAAAAAACTTTTCCAAAATATGTAGTAAATTGAACgaggaaaaaagctatttaaatgtacaaattttcttaaaagaaaaaaataataatcagatGTTACtgtacctttttattttcttccagaaatttAACGTACATAGTTAATATTAAAAAGTTGTAATATGTGTAGAGGCACGTTCATTTATGGCGAGTCAGGtggaaaaccagcatttttaatACTCAGCTCACAGCCAGTGTTACTAGTGTAGCACCACTGGTTTTGGTTTCAACTAACAGCCTGAACCTTGAACCATGGCAGATGAGGCTGACACATGCCTGTTTCTGCCGAAACTGCTAGAACAGTGATcacccccagcacagggctggcgCTGACAGAAGCAGGCACAGTCTCTTAAACTGCCACAGCTCGGCTGGTCAATTATTCAGTtttgaaacacagcagaaaaggaaaagttctAAACACATCCTTGTTGCTTCAGGTTTgcaaaaagatttaaaagtaaATCTCAGAAGTAGATGGAATTTAACTATCAAAAGTGACTGAagatccaaaaccaaaaaagcattAAGATATTCTTGTTTACTGGATGATATAGCTTCAAAGTTATATGTAGCTTAGAAAATTGTAAAATTTTTTGACAGAGGAAAGGATTAAATTCACTTAAATTCTACATTGtgaacatttcattttactttgcaaTGCAAACTGCTATCCatagaaatatgaaattaaattacaacAGTTTCACTTCCGATCTATTTTTATCAGAAATAGACATGATTAACTGAGTATATGCACAAAATAACTGTTCTGTTTACACTCATTTGGGAAATTAAGAACATTGCCAATAAAGAAAGTGCTTTCCTTACTTGTAACAAAAGCAGCTAAATAAGATGATCATGACAATTATGCAGACTGCCATAGAAATCAACACTGCCATCCAACGAATGCTGCCATCAAAGAGTccatctatttaaaaacaaacaaaaaaacaaagccaaaaaaaaaaaaaaaaggaaaaaaaagatgaaagtttCCAAAGTCTACTGATTAAGCATTTATTGCAAACAGTTTATTTaggttatatttttaatatactgtgTATATGAATGTGCATAAACTGCAACACAGGAGGTTTtatctgaacatcaggaaatacttctttactgtgagggtgatcaAGCCCTAGCAGAGGCTGTCCAAGGAGGTTGTGGTGTTTCCTTCCTTGGAGGGGCTTAAAAGttgtctggacatggtcctgtGCAACTGGCTTGAGCAAGGGGATTGAACCAGATAGCTCCAGAGGTCCTATGTAAGCCTCAACAAGCCGGTGATTCTGTGACAGTATGTGGAGCCAATTGCAAAATGTCAGAAAGGAGCAGGACAGCTGACACACACAAAAGATCAGTCCATATGAAATTACACAAGATTTATAGTGTTACAGTATCAAAGTATTTacactggaaaagcagagacaaTTTCATTTGGattcaaacaacagaaaaaaaaaccacccaaaacaaaaaaccccacaaaaaacaaaaaaaacccaaaaaaataaaaaggatgatTAAACTTGATATTTTTGGAGTTGTTGGTTTCGGTTGATTCTTGTTAGTTTGTTcttagaaatagaaatgaagGATTTCCAGCAGTAAGATTCTGAGAAGGTATTAAGCAACAGTTAAACTAGTAGAATTTGTCTAGCGCTGAACAAGCACATGAAAATATAAACTATCTTCACTGGAAACAACAGCAAGAAGAGAATCAATATAGAGTAGATAATAGTTAATAATGTCAgagtacttttttttaaaatttatttaagatACGTTCATCATGGCAAAAACGTGGCAGAGATtacaaaaactattttaaaaagaaaaaagaatgggCTGTGAAAACAGATCAAAAGATTGAGAAATGAGCAAACTGagcaagagaataaaaataccaTGAGTGACTGATGGAGGAAAAGATTAACTTGGAAgtggcagaaaaggaaaactggacTAGAGTATGAAGCGTAGTAGAGAGCTTCTCATCAAAATTacttaggaaggaaaaaacaaatctgtaCAATACTGTAGAGTTacattttctccttgttttttcatctgttgATCAGGATCAGAAGAACAGAATCCACACCGCATTTATTAGTAGCAGTGTGAACATCTAGGAGCTGTTACCTGTGCTGTCAAGTGGTGGTAATGTTGGTTGTAAATCCTGATTGCAGAAATCAGTCCGACAGCACTCGATTGTTCGACGTAATTGTGCTTTAGGTGAGTCCTGTTGAAGGATAATCAGATTTTGAAGTGATCAGCTAGCACGGGGACAGGTGATGTGTGACACAACTTCACAGTGGCAGACAAGCATCACCTCATCTCTTTGGGTTCACATGTTCACATTTAGGAGCTTTTTCTACTTGGTGCACAGAAATAAATGGTTCCTACTTAAGTTGCTGCTTCATACATTGCAAAATTTTTAAGCTTGGTCGAAAGCAGTTAATCATATGTTAAATAAATATTGCtcttaagacaaaaaaaaacccaaatccctTTACAAGTTTTTCTCTTGCACTCATCATAGCAGCACTGTTTGCTTCAAGAACATCTTCAGAACACCACATAAAAGATAGAGGGACatgaaaattaatctgaaagtAAGACACTAATGTAAGTACAAGAACAATTTCAGGAGGTCATCATGACACCTCAGGTCTGATTTGCAGTAACCCTAAACATTCACAGCTGTAACTGAAGTCAACAGTGTTTCCAAAACACAGTGCTACCCACAGCTACATTATATAGAAACTCAAGTCCTAGAGATATTGGGATGGGGGGAAGGCAGGCAAAGGGGAGGAAGCAACCTAGCTGGTGATTACCTCTGAAAGATTTGTTTAATGTAGGCAAtgtgacaaaagaaaaagcaaaatccagcCTTCCAAAGCAATATTTGCCCAGCTAGTGCTATATCTCTGTCTTCTAAATAAATCCTTGCTTTATTAACTGTGTTTTCAGTTCCAATgtctataaaaaaaaagttctaaagGCAGCAGTCTGCTTATTATACCCCTTTAAACCAAGGGCAAGTTATATTCATGCAATCAACAATACATCAACTCttctacaaaggaaaaaataaagttgtatATCAGACAGGAAAGCATACACATTTGATAAATTGTGTACATGTTCATGAAACTTTAAGGGAGCTCTTGTGTAATCTGTGAAGACAACTCCTTATGATTATGCacttctgtcaaaaaaaaacccaagtaattcaaaattaaaacaatcgagaaattctgcatgaaaacataaaatattcagattGATTAGGTTGACTGTAAAGTCTCTTCAACTGAGGAAACAGCAGACAGAAGTAAAAGGTTGATGTCCTCTGTTCATTTTGCCAGTGGCTTACGGATATTTGCAGAGAACTCCAACAAGCTAGGATTCTATTTCAGTCTTTGCTCAAACATCGTTAAGTGTCTTTTCTGCCACTACTCACCCACAACTGTTCAGTCCCATTCTCCTCGGTGGTAAATGGCAACAAGCAAAATTTATGATTGCAGTTGTAAACTACAAAGATTTAAACTGCTTCTGCACTTTCCGTACATAATTTCCATGGGGATCTTAAATTTTAATGGTAGCTCAATTTTTTTACCTTGCACTGGAAGTCTGAACCTTCATACTTCATGCAGCCAGACGCAAGTGTGGGTTCTCCATGTTCATCTTCTTCAATGATAGCAAAGCAATGCCCATTAGTTCTGGAATAAACATATAATTTGTGCTTTACCAGCATGTTTGTcgttaaatataaataattttaaccCAGTGGTTGCCATACAGTTTGAGAACAAAAGACCCCCACAGTATTTACAAACAGAAACTGTACGGATGTTTTCTCCCAAACATTGTCTTCCACTTCCTCACCCCCCCCTTCAGGACTGCCTGCATCCAACCACATACCCGCAGTTGTTTAGAAACAACTGAGGGagtggaaaagcaaagatcTAACTAAAAAGGCATACTGACTACTAtaggttaaaaaataataacaaaatattcaCTTGTGCCTGTTCTTGAAACTGTAATGATTTCTCTCTCGAAGAGAAATCCCAGTATGTGAAAGGTGGCTATTTCAAGGTCAAAAGCTCAGCTATGCTTTTCCCACATGAGCTTTCTCAAACATTCAGACTTTGGggcaaaccaaaccaacaaactcCCATACCCACTTTCTGAAGTTGTCagtaacaaatatttaattaatcacattctttggggggggggggggggggggagaggggggaaggcATTTCAATTCCCTATTATCTCTTTACAGAAATTCTTTGATTTCTATATTACACCAAAATGTCAACAATATTTATATGGAATCCTGGACCAATTTGCAATGGTAGGTCCATGattaaaatatctgtaaaaattaagattttattaAGTAAATCAAAACTCATTCATTCCCTCATCACAGATactaaggaaaacaaatccagaaatatgtttgcttgtcaataatttattaaaagaaatgcagatttggCAAGCATCATGCCATAAAACACCCTCCACATGAACACTGCGTAAGTGTTACTAACTCTCTAACAGCTTTATTATCAGAATAATGATCTATATCGCCATTGGTtcgaagggaaaaaaatagtaaggCCTATACTGATTGCATACACGAGGGGGcgatgaaaaacaaaaaagtacaTACCAAAGGAATTATAAGACAAAATACTGGATAGTAACAGAACATTTTCTAGGTGCAAAACTATTTATAAAATCCAGTGTTTACATTCTAAAAGATAGTAGTGTTTATTCCACCTCCCTGGGTTCCACAAAAACTTCTTTATCTGCTAAGTGACAGCTTTAGAGAGGCTTAATATTATGTGTTAAAGTGAAGACTCAAAAGTAGCAAGTAATATGCTACCTATTATGCATCTTTATAttaattcttcaggaaaaaaaaaccaggagaGTCTTAAACACTGAACtgcaaatgaagagaaaaaaggaaaaccaaggaCATTTTATGACACGAATAAAGCATCTTAAGCAAGTGCACAATCAGTGCATGGGTCTGTTAGAATTCTGATGCCTATCAAAGTTTTTAACTTTGTAGCCCCTCCTGTCCTTATGTGTTCAGAGTATTTTCACCCCAATCATCCCCTCcccctctgcctttccctcctACTTTACAACTAATGAACATCTAAACAAGAATTCTCAGTAAATGGTTATGTTGCTAACATTACCTTTCGACTACTAGGTGAATAAACTAATAGACTAAGCCAGCAGGTGGTCGTATCAGAAGGTTTAGATTTAGGTCATTTAATACTCATTCAGTTATAAAAGGCTACACACGTTACTTAAAACCTCAATCCTTCAAAGCACTTGCTGGGATTAAATGACCAGTTGCAAATGGCTCTAAGGTATGATGAAAACAGTATTGCTTAGATATAGACGACTGTGGGTTTTAGTGCTCAGCTCTCCACAGAATCACTGAGTTTCTAATTATGGTCAAATCACTTGACAGAACCTCAGTCAGCACTCTAGGAGTTTCCTCCCTCACGAGCAAAAATGAGCCTCTTCAAAGAGCCTCTTCTATCCTGTATGCAATACTTACATGCATGTGTTATTAATAGCATCATCTGGACAATGTCCTGAGCAATAGCACTTAAGAAAAGGTAAGGTGTCCTCTGGAGCAAGTGTTACTCCATTCGCTTGTTTCTTTTGGTCAGGATTTGTCTTCATTCCTGTGCCATGAAGCATGCTGTCAAGATTTTGACCTGgacattaaaaaccaaaccaaaacaaagataATATTTTTGCATCTCTCCGATAACTGTTGAAGAGCTTCACATGTACAACAACAGAATAATTATATTAACAAATAATTGAACTATACAAGACATAAGAACCTCCTCTCCCAAGATTGTGGCAGAAATTTGAGTTAACCACTTTATTATAGAAATACCTACctcaaatattttatatcttaACTACAGATCTTCTAATCATAATCAATATAAACAGAAAGAGggtattttccctttttgaggTGGGATAGAAAAGTAGCGATGTAACTggtaagaattttaaaaagaaagtctcTCTCATTCATGTGTTTAGAAAATCGAAATGCTGACCGCTTGATAACCACAACAGTATAATTTTATGCATGACTGAACATACTTAAGACGCgattttctaattttctgaCCTGAAGTCACTGTTTATGGATTCAGTCTCATAGAAGAGCAGTAGTAACTCCAAAATTTcatgggtggtttttttttttaatctctgtacGCATTAGTACTTCAAAATAGAGCTACAGTAAATCTTGTTTGCAAATTATATTTTAGTAAATTACATGAACATCCACACAAATGAGctttcacagaataaaaataggACTAAATTATGTTCCAAGTAGCCCTCAATTTCTCGACAGAAGAAGAGTTAAGCATCATTTGTTCTAGTTCATAGTATTAAAGTGCTTTTGTGAAGGTaagcattcagaagaaaaaatccatctattttcttcttagcGAAGaacacacaggaaagaaaaattaggaGCACTATCTGACTCATTTGGAACACGCTTTGTGACCACAACATGAGATGAGAacatctccatccatctcctccAGCTTTATTACTCATGATTTTACCAACAGAAAATCTCTTTCTGTCCATCACCTAACAATATTCTCAACTCTAAGTCCTCAAGGCGTGAACCAAATAAAGCTGGAGGAGTTGTGAACAGACTATTGCCTGCTCTGATACAATTTACAGCAAGTCTCTGTGTGCAAGATAACAGAGCAGCCAGTTAGGACCGATAGCAGCTTTTACAAATTCAGCTACAATTTGAAAA
This region includes:
- the BMPR1A gene encoding bone morphogenetic protein receptor type-1A; amino-acid sequence: MTQLRVYERLLGAYLLVILCVQGQNLDSMLHGTGMKTNPDQKKQANGVTLAPEDTLPFLKCYCSGHCPDDAINNTCITNGHCFAIIEEDEHGEPTLASGCMKYEGSDFQCKDSPKAQLRRTIECCRTDFCNQDLQPTLPPLDSTDGLFDGSIRWMAVLISMAVCIIVMIILFSCFCYKHYCKSMAKRHCYNRDLEQDEAFIPAGESLKDLIDQSQSSGSGSGLPLLVQRTIAKQIQMVRQVGKGRYGEVWMGKWRGEKVAVKVFFTTEEASWFRETEIYQTVLMRHENILGFIAADIKGTGSWTQLYLITDYHENGSLYDFLKCTTLDNRALLKLAYSAACGLCHLHTEIYGTQGKPAIAHRDLKSKNILIKKNGTCCIADLGLAVKFNSDTNEVDVPLNTRVGTKRYMAPEVLDESLNKNHFQPYIMADIYSFGLIIWEMARRCVTGGIVEEYQLPYYDMVPNDPSYEDMREVVCVKRLRPVVSNRWNSDECLRAILKLMSECWAHNPASRLTALRIKKTLAKMVESQDVKI